The Gordonia terrae genome contains the following window.
GCCCGGGGTGTCACCTGGGATGTTCGAGTCGGCCATCAGTCTCCCCCGTCCCGGTTGCCCTGGTCGGCGTGCGTCGCCGGCGGACCTCCCGCGGACCGCACCTCACGTGCGGGGACGTTGATCCCCTCCCGCGCCAGCGCCCGGATGATGTGCACACGCAGCGCGCGCCCGACCTCGAACTGTTTGCCCGGCAGGGTGCGCGTCACCATGCGCACGGTGATCGCGTCGAGCTCGAGGCTGGTGACGCCGAGCGACGACGGCGCGTCGAGCAGGAGGTCGTGCCAGCGCGGCAACGCGTAGAACTCACGGCCGACCCGATCGAGCGTCTCGTTGACCATCCCGATGTCGGCCTCGGACGGGACCGGGACGTCCACGACGGCGCGTGCCCAATCCTTGGAGAGGTTGGTCGCCTTGACGATCTGACCGTTGGGAACGGTGATGACCTCTCCCTCGGCGGTACGCAGCTTGGTCACCCGGAGCGTGACGTCCTCCACGGTGCCCTCGGCCGGCGCGTTACCCGTCACCGTCAGGTTGACCACGTCGCCGTAGCCGTACTGCTTCTCGGCCACGACGAAGAATCCGGCCAGGATGTCCTGCACGATGCGCTGCGCGCCGAAACCGAGTGCCGCGCCGATCACCGCGGTGGGTCCGGTCAACCCGCTGAGTGGGATGCCGAACACCGACAGTGCGTGGATGATCACGATGATCGCGATCACCACGATCAGCGTCCAGGCGACGACGTCGACCAGTGCCCGTCGGTGCTTCGCATCTTCGGTCTGCACGATGAGATCGCTGGTCGAGAACCGCGAATCCACGCGCGAGGCGTATTTGTCGGCACCCCAGCGGATCAGCCGGGCCAGGAGCACGGCACCCAGGATCCAGATGACGATCTCGAGTCCGCTCGTCGCCAACCAGACGTAGACCCGGCCGAGCAGAACTTCGGTCGGGGTCGGCGCAGCGGCCAGCACGAGGTCGGCGGCTGAGGTGATCACGCTTCGGTGGTCGCCATCCGCCAGCGGATCCCGGCCTCGATGAACTTGTCCAGCTCGCCGTCGAGCACGGATGTGGGGTTGTTGTCCTCGACGCCCGTCCGCAGGTCCTTCACCATCTGGTACGGGTGCAGCACGTACGAGCGCATCTGGTTGCCCCAGCTCGAGCCACCGTCACCCTTCAGGGCATCGAGTTCGGCGCGTTCCTCTTGCCGCTTGCGGTCGAGGAGTTTGGCCTGCAGGACGCGCATCGCCGACGCCTTGTTCTGCAGCTGGCTCTTCTCGTTCTGACACGTCACGACGATCCCGGTCGGGATGTGCGTGAGGCGGACCGCGGAGTCGGTCGTGTTGACCGACTGCCCGCCGGGGCCGGAGGACCGGTACACGTCGACCTTGATGTCGTTCTCGTCGACGTCGATGTGGTCGGTCGTCTCGACCACCGGCAGCACCTCGACCTCGGCGAACGACGTCTGGCGCCGACTCTGGTTGTCGAACGGACTGATGCGCACGAGTCGATGGGTGCCCTGCTCGACGGAGAGAGTGCCGTACATGTACGGGGCCTTCACCGCGAAGGTCGCGCTCTTGAGGCCCGCCTCCTCGGCGTAGGACGTGTCGTAGACCTCGACCCCGTACCCCTTCTGCTCGGCCCACCGGATGTACATGCGCATCAGCATCTGTGCCCAGTCCGCGGCGTCGACGCCGCCGGCACCCGAGCGGATGTTGACGACCGCGTCGCGCGAGTCGTACTCGCCGGCGAGCATCGTCTTGACCTCCATCGCCTGGATGTCGGTCCGCAGACTCTCGCGCTCGGCATCGGCGTCGGCCAGGGCGGCGACCTTGTCGTCACCCTCTTCGGCATCGGCGAGCTCGTACAGCACGGGGAGATCCTCGAGCCGCTGGCGCAGCTCGGAGACCTTCCGGAGTTCGGATTGCGCGTGCGACAGCTCGCTGGTGACCTTCTGGGCATGGTCCTGGTCGTTCCACAGGTCCGGGTCCGAGGCCTGCATCTCGAGCTCGTCGATGCGACGGCGCAGCTCTTCGAGGTCGAGCACCTTCTCCACGGTGGTCAAGGTGGCGTCGAGGGATTCGAGGTCTGCGGTCACGTCGGGATGCACGGTTATCCAGAGTACCGACAGTCCGGCGCGGGAGCGCCCGGGAGGATCAGAGTGGGTCGGGGCCGGGCTCGGGCATGACGCCGAACCGCCACGACGTCGCGGCCTTGTTCGGCTTGTAGAGAACCGGCAGATCGTCGCCGATCTGCGGCCAGGGGTCCCCTGCCCCGAGCACCAGCGTCCCGTACACCTCGGTGGGGCTGGTCTCGGGACCGACGATCGTCCCGGAGATCGTGCAGAAGCGGTCGCCGTTCTTGTCGGTGGCGCTCCGGATCGGCTCGTCGTCGCGGTCGGAGACCCCGACGATGGTGAACGTGCCCTGCACGAACTGGGAGGCCTTCGCCGCCGACATCGGCTGCGGATTGCGTCCGCGCTGCCACTGAACCACCAGCACCACCACGAGTGCCGCGATCAACAGGGTGAACGTCACGGTCAGCAACATGACAGCTACCCTACCGGGCATGTCCGTCCCTCCCGGCCCGACGAAGTACAGCGACGACGTCGAACTCGCACTCTCACTCGCCGACTCCGCCGACGCGCTGACGATGGACCGGTTCGGGGCGGTCGATCTCCGCGTCGACGACAAGCCGGACCTCACACCCGTATCCGACGCCGATCTCGCCTGCGAGACGATGATCCGCGAACGGCTCGCGGCGCGCCGGCCCACCGACACCGTTCTCGGCGAGGAGTTCGGCGGCGACGCCGCACTGTCCGGACGGCAATGGGTCGTCGATCCCATCGACGGCACCAAGAACTTCGTGCGCGGCGTCCCGGTGTGGGCCACCCTGATCGCGCTTCTCATCGACGGCGTGCCGACGGTCGGCGTGATCTCGGCGCCTGCCCTTCGCCGACGCTGGTGGGCGGCAACGGGTCTCGGCGCCCATGCCCGGTTCGACGACGAAGATGTGCGTCGCCTGTCGGTGTCCGGGGTCGCCGACCTCGGGTCGGCGAGCCTGGCGTTCTCGAGCCTGTCCGGGTGGGCCGACCGCGGTATGCGGGACCGGTTCGTCGACCTCACCGACCGGGTGTGGCGCGTGCGCGGTTACGGCGACTTCTTCAACTACTGCCTCGTCGCCGAGGGCGCGGTCGACATCACCGCCGAACCCGAGGTCTCGCTGTGGGACCTGGCACCCCTCGACGTCCTGGTGCGCGAGGCGGGCGGACGCTTCACCGCGCTCGACGGCACACCCGGACCCGCCGGCGGTAGTGCGGTGGCCAGCAACGGGCTGCTCCACGACGAGGTCGTCGAGGCCCTGCGCGCCTGAGGACGTTCAGTCGGTGAAGGTGATCCGCACCGAGATCGGGTCACTCTGGAGCGCGCGGAACCCGGCCGAGGTCAGACCGGCGAACAGGGGGCGGGTCGCGAAGGAACGCACCCGTGCGGCCACGTCGTCGTCGGGGACGAACTGCGCAGTCCCCGTGCGCCACTGACGGCCCTGGCGGATGCGCACCGTCGCATTCGCCGTGATGTTGATCCCCCATCCCGAGCGCTTGCCATGCTGACTGATGACCCACGCGCCGTCGGCGTCGAAGGCGGCCGACACCGGAACCGTGCGAGCCAGACCGGATCTGCGGCCGACGGTCTCCAGATCCGTTGCCAGGTGGGTGCCGATCCCGAGTCGATTGAGCACGGCCACAGCCGGATTGGCGAGGTGGCGTCCGACCCATCGCTCGAACCGGAACTTCCGGACCGCCCTGGCGTCGGCCGAGGTCACGTTCCGGGTGCTCCGCAACGCGCCGATCCCGTTGCGCCGTACCGTCGTCACCGCGGTCCGCCACAGCGCACGGGTGGGGTCCGGGTCTCCGCCGCCGGCCATCCGGTGCAGTTGGTCGGTGTGCCACTGGAGATCGAGTGCCCCCTCCAGAGACCGGGCCGTCGCGGCGCTGGACAACCGGGCCGGAAGCGGCAACCGCTGCTGTTGTGATGTCAGACGATCGGCGTCGCCGGTCATCACGTCCCTTGCCGCCGTCGGCGCGGTCACCGTCGGCCGGCCGATCCCGACGATGTCGCACGCGCCCTCGGCGATCGCCGCCGCCATGGCCGTGTGCGTGCGGAAACCGCCGGTGACGGCCAGCGGGATCCCGGCGGCGAGTTCGCGGACGGTGACGGCGTACTCGAGGAAGTACGCCTCCCGCTCGCGCGTGCTCGCCGACTGGACAGGTCGCCCTATCATCGCGGGGGACTCGTAGCTCCCGCCGCTGATCTCGATGAGATCGAGCGCCTCCGCCGCGAGCAGCGCGATCACGGTGCGCGACTCCTCCTCCGAGAATCCACCGCGCTGGAAGTCCGCGGAGTTCAGTTTGATGCCGACACCGAAACCCGGCCGGACGGCGGCGCGCACCGCTCGGACGACCTCGAGGGCGAAGCGGGCCCGGTTCTCGATGGAGCCGCCCCACCGATCCTCGCGCCGGTTGGCCAGCGGCGAGAGGAACTGCGACAGCAGGTATCCGTGGGCACCGTGGATCTGCACACCGTCGAAACCCGCGGTCTCGGCCACTGCGGCGGTGGTGGCGAACCGCGTGATGATGTCCTCGATCTCGGCCTCGGCGAGCGCACGAGGCGTCGGCACCCCGGGGATGGCCAACCGGACCGCCGACGGGGCCACCACACGCCCCTCGGTCGTCAGCGGATTGGCCTGCCGCCCCGGATGATTGATCTGCATCCAGATGGGTGATCCACCGTCCTGGGTGGTCTTCGCCCAGCGCGTGAGCGCGTCGAGGTGACGGTCGTCTTCGACCACGACGTTCCCGGGTTCCCCGAGATACCGGCGGTCGACCATCACGTTGCCGGTGATGACGAGACCGTAAGAGCCTGCGGCCCAACGGGAGTAGAGACGCTCCAGACGAGCGTCCGGGCCGGCGTCCGCGTCGCCCAGCCCCTCGCTCAGAGCCGCTTTCATGATCCGGTTCGGCAGAACCTGGCCCGACGGAAGCGTCAAGGGTGCGGACAGTGTCACCGTGTCGGTCATGTTTCGTCTCCTACGACTGATCGCGCGTCCCCCCGCGTGACGGACCGCTATGTATACCGATTGGTCTACCGCCCTGAACCCTAGTAGACCGCTTGGTATACTGCAAGCGTCGGTGGCCAGCGACGCCCCGGCACGACGAGGAGTGGCACCGATGGCAGCGCGCGACCAATTGATCGAGGCGACCGCAGATCTCATGCGACGGCACGGCGTCGCGGGCACCGCCATCTCGGACATCCTCGAGAGCAGTGGTGTCGCCCGGCGATCCATCTACCTCAACTTCCCGGGCGGCAAGTCGGAATTGGTGGCGGCGACGACGCGCAGTGTGGGCGACACGATCACCGCACTCCTCACCGACATCGTCGCCGAGCCCGATCCGATCATGGCGTTCGCCGAGATGTGGTCGGCAGCGTTGTCCGCGACCGACTTCGAGGGCGGGTGCCCCGTGGTGGCCGCCGCACTGGGCCGCCTCTCGGCACCGGAGGCGGCGGCCGCGGCCACCGAGGTCTTCGACGAATGGCGAGGCCTGATCGAGCGCCGGTTACTGGATGACGGCGTCGCGCCCGACGTGACCGCTTCGCTGGCCGCCACCATCGTCGCGGCGATCGAGGGTGCGGTGGTCCTCGCCGAGGCCGCACAGACCACCACGCCGCTGATCCAGGTGGCGACTCATCTCAACGAGCTCGTCGCCCTGCACCGACCGAAATCGGACGACACCCGGAGCGAGTGAGGCGATCTCCTGCTCCCCGAGGTGCGAGCGAAGCGACCTCCTGCTGCGAGTGGGTCTGTGGTTCTTTCGGATCAGCGAGCAGGGCGGGGTGACACTCACACCTGCGTGGCGTGTTCCTTGTCCAGCACCGTGAACTCGGTCGCGTCGTCCTTCATGTCGGCGAGTCGTCCGTAATGGATTCCACTACCGGCGTCGGACAGGATCGCCTGATGGATCGGCACCGCGACCCGGGGTGCCATCGCCCTCAGGTAGTCGACCGACTCGCTGAGTTTCATCCACGGAGCGGCCGACGGCAGCGCGAGGACGTCCACCTGCTCGAACGGGATGTAGAACGAATCACCGGGATGCATGAACTGCCCCGGCTGCTCGGCGGTACCCAGGACGTAGGCGACGTTGTCGATCACCGGGATCTCGGGATGGATGACCGCGTGCCGGCCGCCGGTGAAACGTGCGGTGAGCGAACCGATCCCGATCTGATCGCCGCTGCGGGCGGCCGTCCACTCGCCGGCCACGGCGTCGCCGTTGAGCTGTTTCGTCGTCTGCGGATCGGCGTACAGGATCGCGTCGGGGTTGGCCGCGACGAGATCGGGCAGCTTCGCGACGTCGCAATGGTCGGGATGCTGATGGGTGATCAGAATGGCGTCGAGGCCGCTGATGCCGTCGAACCCGTGCGAGAAGTTCCCCGGATCGAAGAGCACCTTGGTCCCGTCGATCTCGACGAGCAGACAGGAATGGCCGAAGTGGGTGATCTGCATATGTCCACTGTGCACGTTCACACGGCGGCATGGTCGGACAAACGCTCGCTCACACGACGATCGGGAAGACTCCCCAACCGAACGCAGCGTCGAGAATGCGCACGACACCGTAGGTGAGCCACACTCCCAGCAGAACGGCACCGACCGGGCCGAGTACGAGGTCGCGCCACGTGGACAGCGGCGCCCCGCGACGGCGCACCAGGGTGAGGGTCGCGGTCACCACGGTCACGGCGGTCAGCACCAGGAACACCGGTCCGAACACATTGAACGTGAACGCCGACCCGACGTCGCCGTGCATGAGCGCCACCCAGCTACGAGTGAGGCCACAGCCGGGACACGGAAGGCCGGTCATCACCGCGAACGGGCAGAGCTGCGGCCCGTTGTCGACACCGCCCGGGGTGAACACGCAGGCGGCACCGAGTGCGGCCGCGCCGGCCACCGCGACGGTTGTCGCACCCACCACCTGAGTGGCCGATAAGCCCTGTTCGCGGCGGTGATCGAGGGTCATGCGGCCAGCCTAGCGGGTGGGCGGGCAGGCGGTGTCGGACAAGTGCGTGACAAACTTCTTACTCCAAAGTAAGGTTGGGACTTACTACCGAGTAAGATCGGTCGCATCGACCCTGTCCACCCACTCCGGTGGATCCACGCAGAGACCCCGACCGGGGCGACTGGAAAGAAACGGCTGGTGATCATGACAACTCACACCGAACCGCGCGACACCTCCGCAGTCGGCCGCAACCCGCACCCGCGCAACTTCATCGGCACCGCGATGCGCGTCCTGACCACGGTGACGGGCTCGGAGTTCGCCGAGAAGTACAACATCCGCGAACCGATCAACCGCATCGCCTACCAGGGCACCAAGACCGGGTTCCAGACCCTGGGTGCGGCGAACCGCGCCTTCAAGGCAGCCCAGGGCGGCGGGTCCGGCCAGGCCAAGCGGCTCACCAGCGCGCCGAAGGACTACTTCAACCTGACGCCCGACGACGAGCAGCAGATGATCGCCGAGACGGTGAAGGAGTTCGCCACCGAACTCCTGCGCCCGGCGGCCCACGACGCCGACGCCGCGGCAGCAGCGCCCGAGGAGCTCGTCGCACGCTCGGCCGAGCTCGGCATCACGATGATCAACGTCCCCGAGGAGTTCGACGGCGCCGCGTCCGAGCGTGGTGTGGTGACCAACGCACTGGTCGCCGAGGCGATGGCCTACGGCGACATGGGACTCGCGCTCCCCCTCCTCGCGCCGAGCGGTGTCGCCACCACGCTCACCAACTTCGGCACCGACGAGCAACAGCGCACCTACCTACCCGACTTCGCCGGCGAGAACGTGCCGCAGTCGGCGGTCGTCATCGCCGAACCGCGCCCCCTCTTCGACGCGTTCGCGTTGAGCACCAAGGCAACTCGCGTACCAAGCGGATTCCGGCTGAACGGCGTCAAGTCGTTCGTCCCGGCCGCCGGATCGTCGGAACTGTTCCTCGTCGGCGCGCAGCTCGACGGCAAGCCCGCGCTGTTCATCGTCGAGTCCGACACCAACGGACTCATCGTCGAGGCCGATCCCGGGATGGGCGTGCGGGCGGCGGGTATGGGTCGTCTGCTGCTGCAGGACGTCGCCGTCCCCGCATCCGCCATCGTCGCCGGTGAGGGCGATGCCGCGGCGGCCGCATACCGCGATGTCGTGCGCCTCTCGCGCCTCGGCTGGTCGGCGCTGGCCGCCGGCACCGCACGCGCCGTCCTCGACTACGTCATCCCCTACGTCAACGAGCGTGAGGCCTTCGGCGAGCCGATCTCCAACCGCCAGGCGGTGGCCTTCATGGTCGCCACGATGGCCACCGAGGTCGACTCGATCCGCCTCGTCACGCTGCGTGGCGCCGCCCGCGCCGAGCAGGGCCTGTCCTTCGCCCGCGAAGCCGCACTGGCTCGCAAGCTGACCATCGACAAGGGACTGCAGATCGGTCTCGACGGCGTCCAGCTACTGGGCGGCCACGGGTTCACCAAGGAGCACCCCGTCGAGCGCTGGTACCGCGACCTCCGCGGCGCCGGCATCGGCGAAGGCATCGTCGTCCTCTGACCAGCCCTCCGACGTAGCGAAAGAACCTCTCATGAGCATCAATCTCGAACTCCCGAAGAAGCTGCGCGTCACCGTCGATCAGGCACACCAGGCGGCGGCCGAGATCTTCCGGCCCATCTCGCGCAAGTACGACCTCCGCGAGCACGACTACCCCGTCGAACTCGACACTCTCGCAAGCCTGTACGACGGTCTGTCCGAGACCGGCCAGGCCGGTGCGGGCGCGGACGGCGGTCGTAGTCAGCAGAAGAAGGAGAAGCCCCGGGCCGAGGGCGCCGTGGTCAACGGCGGCAACATGCAGTCCGTCGTCAACGTCATCGAAACGTCCTGGGGCGACGTCGGACTCATGCTGAGCATCCCGTATCAGGGTCTCGGCAACTCGGCGATCGCCGCCGTGTCCACCGACGAGCAGCTCGAACGCTTCGGCAAGGTGTGGGCGGCCATGGCCATCACCGAACCCGGCTTCGGCTCCGATTCGGCCGCCGTCTCGACCACCGCCACTCTCGACGGTGACGAGTACGTCATCAACGGCGAGAAGATCTACGTGACCGCCGGGTCGCGCGCCACCCACATCGTCGTCTGGGCGACCGTCGACAAGAGCGCCGGCCGCGCCGCCATCAAGAGTTTCGTGGTCCCGCGGACGCATCCGGGCGTCACAGTCGAACGTCTCGAGCACAAGCTCGGCATCAAGGTCTCCGACACCGCCGCGATCCGCTTCGAGAACTGCCGCATCCCCAAGGAGAACCTGCTCGGTTCACCCGAGGTGGACACCAAGAAGGGGTTCGGCGGGGTCATGCAGACCTTCGACAACACCCGTCCCCTGGTGGCGGGTATGGCGGTGGGTGTGACCCGGGCGGCTCTCGAGGAGTTGCGCCGGATCCTCGACGAGGCCGGCATCGAGGTCGATTACGATCGCCCCGCCGCCGACCAGCACGCTGCCGCGGCCGAATTCCTGCGCATGGAAGCCGATTTCGAGGCCGCCTACCTCCACACGATGCGGGCCGCGTGGATGGCCGACAACAAGCAGCCGAACTCCACCGAGGCGTCGATGTCGAAGGCCAAGGCCGGACGCACCGCCACCGACGTCACCAACAAGGTCGTCGAACTGACCGGCACCCTCGGCTACTCGGAGCGGCTCCTCGTCGAGAAGTGGGCGCGTGACTCCAAGATCCTCGACATCTTCGAGGGGACCCAGCAGATCCAGAACCTGATCATCGCGCGGCGTGTGCTGAACAAGAGCAGCGCCGAGCTCAAGTGATCGCCTGACCCAACGCCTCTCGGCCCCGCCACGGAGTTTCCGTTGCGGGGCCGAGTCGTTGGTGGGCCGAGTCGTTGGTGGGCCGGCGATCAGACGAGCCAGGCGACCCACATGCCGGCTGCGCACGCGGTCACCGACGCGACGAGTGTTCCGATGGCGTACGCCCCGGCCCGCCACCGGTCGTTCCGCTGCACCAGCCGTACCGTCTCGAACGAGGCGGTGCTGAATGTCGTGTAGCCACCGCAGAACCCGGTGCCGGCGATCAGCTGCCACTCGTGTGGCGCCCCGTGGAAGACCACGACCCCCGCGAGCACACCCAGCAACGCCGAACCGCTGACGTTGATCGCGAACGTGCCCCACGGCGTGGTCGTCGGCCATCGGTGTCTGACCGCTCCGTCGACGACGAACCGGGTGACCGCACCGAGCGCCCCCGCCACCATCACGGCCAGCGCGATCATGCCCGCGCCGCCCGGGCGGCGAACGCGATCCCGCAGGCTGCCGCCGCGAGACCGAGTACCACGCTGACAACCGCGTAGGTCAGCGCGGTCACCACCGCGGACGCCCGTGTGAGTTCGGTGATCTCCAGCGCGAAGGTGCTGTACGTGGTCAGCGCTCCGCAGATGCCGGTACCCCCGAAGAGGCGTATGCGCTGGCGCCACCCCTCGTCGTGACCGAGTCGGGCAAGCAATTCCAAGAGCGACCCCAGGATGAACGCGCCGACGATGTTGACCCCGAACGTCGCCCACGGCCAGTGCCCGTGCTGGGCGGGGATCATCTCCTCCGCCCAGTACCGTACGCCCGTGCCGATCAGTCCCCCGGCGAACACCCAGGCGAGCGCATGCACCCGGAGGTGGAGCGGACGTTCGTCTGGGTCGACGGGGAGTTCACGGTGCTCGTCTCGCTGCACGGGCCAAGTCTCCGCTACGTGACGATCACGTACAACACGATCAGATAGATCGGAACGAGCACGTCGAAGAAGAAGATGGGTCCGGCGTTGCCCGCCGTGAAATTCCGGCGGGTCACCATCTCCCGCACGTGGCCCACGGCGGCGCCCAGGTAGAACACCGAGAACGCGATGATGGTGGCCAGGGTGAACTCGTCACCGAAACCCGAGGCGATCACGCCCAGCACACCCGTCGCGAGACTGGCGAGACCCACCTCCCACTGCCACGGCGTCTTCGGGGGCCACCCGATCGACTCGGCGATCGGCTCGCCGACGAACATGTGACCGCAGCCGGTCATCCATCCCTGGACGCCGATCGTCCACAACACGGAGTTCTCGAGCAGGTCCCGGCCCAGATCACCGCCGGGAGTGAACGCGTCGACGACAGTGGCGATGATCGTGCCGACGATCCCGACGAACGGTACGAGCCGGATCGCGGTGCGCACCGCGGCGTCTAGCACTGTTCAGTCCTTCAGCTGTTCGGCCAGGGCCGCCAGTACATCCGGGTCCTCGATGGTCGACGGCACCGTGTAATCCTCGTGATCGGCGATCTGGCGCATGGTCTTCCGCAGGATCTTGCCCGATCGGGTCTTCGGCAGTGCCGGCACGACCGTGACGTCGCGGAACGTGGCGACCGCCCCGATCTCGTCGCGCACCATGGACACGAGCTCGCTGCGCAACGTCTCGGACTCGATGTCGACGCCGGACTTGAGCACCACGTATCCGCTGGGGCGCTGGCCCTTCAGGTCGTCGCGGATGCCGATGACCGCGCACTCGGCGACGGCCGGGTGCGACGCCACCACTGCCTCGATGCTGCCGGTCGAGAGTCGGTGTCCGGCAACGTTGATCACGTCGTCGGACCGGCCGAGCACGAACACGTAACCGTCGGCGTCGACGTAACCGGAGTCGCCGGTGAGGTAGTAACCGTCGAACGCCGACAGATAGGACTTGCGGTAGCGCTCCTCGTCGCGCCACAACCCGGCGAGGGTCCCGGGCGGCAGCGGCAGGCTGATGACGATGTTCCCCTCCTGCCCCGCTCCCAGCAGCGTGCCCTCGGCGTCGACGACTCCCACCCGATACCCGGGCACCGGCACCGTCGGTGAGCCCGCCTTGATCGGCATCGGTTCGAGGCCGCGGAGATTCGCCGCGATCGCCCAACCGGTCTCGGTCTGCCACCAGTGGTCGACGACCGGGACGCCGAGCACCTCCGACGCCCAGGTGAACGTGTCGGGGTCGAGGCGCTCGCCGGCGGCGAACAGCGTCTGCAGCGATGAGGTGTCGTACTCGGCGAGTTGGGTGGCGTCGGGATCGGCCTTGCGGATCGCGCGGATCGCTGTCGGCGCGGTGAACAGTGCCTTGACCCCGTGATCGGCGATGACCCGCCAGAACGCGCCCGCATCGGGGGTACCGACCGGCTTGCCCTCGTACATCACGGTCGTCGCCCCCACGAACAGCGGCGCGTAGACGATGTAGGAGTGCCCGACGACCCATCCGACGTCCGACGCCGTCCACCACACGTCACCCG
Protein-coding sequences here:
- a CDS encoding mechanosensitive ion channel family protein encodes the protein MITSAADLVLAAAPTPTEVLLGRVYVWLATSGLEIVIWILGAVLLARLIRWGADKYASRVDSRFSTSDLIVQTEDAKHRRALVDVVAWTLIVVIAIIVIIHALSVFGIPLSGLTGPTAVIGAALGFGAQRIVQDILAGFFVVAEKQYGYGDVVNLTVTGNAPAEGTVEDVTLRVTKLRTAEGEVITVPNGQIVKATNLSKDWARAVVDVPVPSEADIGMVNETLDRVGREFYALPRWHDLLLDAPSSLGVTSLELDAITVRMVTRTLPGKQFEVGRALRVHIIRALAREGINVPAREVRSAGGPPATHADQGNRDGGD
- the prfB gene encoding peptide chain release factor 2 — its product is MHPDVTADLESLDATLTTVEKVLDLEELRRRIDELEMQASDPDLWNDQDHAQKVTSELSHAQSELRKVSELRQRLEDLPVLYELADAEEGDDKVAALADADAERESLRTDIQAMEVKTMLAGEYDSRDAVVNIRSGAGGVDAADWAQMLMRMYIRWAEQKGYGVEVYDTSYAEEAGLKSATFAVKAPYMYGTLSVEQGTHRLVRISPFDNQSRRQTSFAEVEVLPVVETTDHIDVDENDIKVDVYRSSGPGGQSVNTTDSAVRLTHIPTGIVVTCQNEKSQLQNKASAMRVLQAKLLDRKRQEERAELDALKGDGGSSWGNQMRSYVLHPYQMVKDLRTGVEDNNPTSVLDGELDKFIEAGIRWRMATTEA
- the hisN gene encoding histidinol-phosphatase, whose translation is MSVPPGPTKYSDDVELALSLADSADALTMDRFGAVDLRVDDKPDLTPVSDADLACETMIRERLAARRPTDTVLGEEFGGDAALSGRQWVVDPIDGTKNFVRGVPVWATLIALLIDGVPTVGVISAPALRRRWWAATGLGAHARFDDEDVRRLSVSGVADLGSASLAFSSLSGWADRGMRDRFVDLTDRVWRVRGYGDFFNYCLVAEGAVDITAEPEVSLWDLAPLDVLVREAGGRFTALDGTPGPAGGSAVASNGLLHDEVVEALRA
- a CDS encoding nitroreductase family deazaflavin-dependent oxidoreductase, producing MTDTVTLSAPLTLPSGQVLPNRIMKAALSEGLGDADAGPDARLERLYSRWAAGSYGLVITGNVMVDRRYLGEPGNVVVEDDRHLDALTRWAKTTQDGGSPIWMQINHPGRQANPLTTEGRVVAPSAVRLAIPGVPTPRALAEAEIEDIITRFATTAAVAETAGFDGVQIHGAHGYLLSQFLSPLANRREDRWGGSIENRARFALEVVRAVRAAVRPGFGVGIKLNSADFQRGGFSEEESRTVIALLAAEALDLIEISGGSYESPAMIGRPVQSASTREREAYFLEYAVTVRELAAGIPLAVTGGFRTHTAMAAAIAEGACDIVGIGRPTVTAPTAARDVMTGDADRLTSQQQRLPLPARLSSAATARSLEGALDLQWHTDQLHRMAGGGDPDPTRALWRTAVTTVRRNGIGALRSTRNVTSADARAVRKFRFERWVGRHLANPAVAVLNRLGIGTHLATDLETVGRRSGLARTVPVSAAFDADGAWVISQHGKRSGWGINITANATVRIRQGRQWRTGTAQFVPDDDVAARVRSFATRPLFAGLTSAGFRALQSDPISVRITFTD
- a CDS encoding TetR/AcrR family transcriptional regulator; amino-acid sequence: MAARDQLIEATADLMRRHGVAGTAISDILESSGVARRSIYLNFPGGKSELVAATTRSVGDTITALLTDIVAEPDPIMAFAEMWSAALSATDFEGGCPVVAAALGRLSAPEAAAAATEVFDEWRGLIERRLLDDGVAPDVTASLAATIVAAIEGAVVLAEAAQTTTPLIQVATHLNELVALHRPKSDDTRSE
- a CDS encoding MBL fold metallo-hydrolase; the protein is MQITHFGHSCLLVEIDGTKVLFDPGNFSHGFDGISGLDAILITHQHPDHCDVAKLPDLVAANPDAILYADPQTTKQLNGDAVAGEWTAARSGDQIGIGSLTARFTGGRHAVIHPEIPVIDNVAYVLGTAEQPGQFMHPGDSFYIPFEQVDVLALPSAAPWMKLSESVDYLRAMAPRVAVPIHQAILSDAGSGIHYGRLADMKDDATEFTVLDKEHATQV
- a CDS encoding DUF2752 domain-containing protein, yielding MTLDHRREQGLSATQVVGATTVAVAGAAALGAACVFTPGGVDNGPQLCPFAVMTGLPCPGCGLTRSWVALMHGDVGSAFTFNVFGPVFLVLTAVTVVTATLTLVRRRGAPLSTWRDLVLGPVGAVLLGVWLTYGVVRILDAAFGWGVFPIVV
- a CDS encoding acyl-CoA dehydrogenase family protein, with amino-acid sequence MTTHTEPRDTSAVGRNPHPRNFIGTAMRVLTTVTGSEFAEKYNIREPINRIAYQGTKTGFQTLGAANRAFKAAQGGGSGQAKRLTSAPKDYFNLTPDDEQQMIAETVKEFATELLRPAAHDADAAAAAPEELVARSAELGITMINVPEEFDGAASERGVVTNALVAEAMAYGDMGLALPLLAPSGVATTLTNFGTDEQQRTYLPDFAGENVPQSAVVIAEPRPLFDAFALSTKATRVPSGFRLNGVKSFVPAAGSSELFLVGAQLDGKPALFIVESDTNGLIVEADPGMGVRAAGMGRLLLQDVAVPASAIVAGEGDAAAAAYRDVVRLSRLGWSALAAGTARAVLDYVIPYVNEREAFGEPISNRQAVAFMVATMATEVDSIRLVTLRGAARAEQGLSFAREAALARKLTIDKGLQIGLDGVQLLGGHGFTKEHPVERWYRDLRGAGIGEGIVVL
- a CDS encoding acyl-CoA dehydrogenase family protein, which codes for MSINLELPKKLRVTVDQAHQAAAEIFRPISRKYDLREHDYPVELDTLASLYDGLSETGQAGAGADGGRSQQKKEKPRAEGAVVNGGNMQSVVNVIETSWGDVGLMLSIPYQGLGNSAIAAVSTDEQLERFGKVWAAMAITEPGFGSDSAAVSTTATLDGDEYVINGEKIYVTAGSRATHIVVWATVDKSAGRAAIKSFVVPRTHPGVTVERLEHKLGIKVSDTAAIRFENCRIPKENLLGSPEVDTKKGFGGVMQTFDNTRPLVAGMAVGVTRAALEELRRILDEAGIEVDYDRPAADQHAAAAEFLRMEADFEAAYLHTMRAAWMADNKQPNSTEASMSKAKAGRTATDVTNKVVELTGTLGYSERLLVEKWARDSKILDIFEGTQQIQNLIIARRVLNKSSAELK